Proteins encoded by one window of Ascochyta rabiei chromosome 1, complete sequence:
- a CDS encoding Ras- protein rsr1, with translation MSAPNANKPNEGIVGQIGNSIANAANYVSETVQGNAAEASKEGNKQQAKGNVPGQDSISDRVSGAMGAASDKIDQSKHEGSAEANKRSV, from the coding sequence ATGTCTGCCCCCAACGCCAACAAGCCCAACGAGGGTATCGTCGGTCAGATCGGCAACTCCATCGCCAACGCCGCCAACTACGTCTCCGAGACCGTCCAGGGCAACGCCGCTGAGGCCTCCAAGGAGGGCAACAAGCAGCAAGCCAAGGGCAACGTTCCCGGCCAGGACTCTATCTCCGACCGTGTCTCCGGCGCCATGGGTGCTGCCTCCGACAAGATCGACCAGAGCAAGCACGAGGGCTCCGCTGAGGCCAACAAGCGCTCCGTCTAA
- a CDS encoding Glutathione transferase: protein MADERPTGLKANKGIELLTWGTPNGWKASILLEELKEAYGKDYTWQGINISQNIQKEEWFTKLGPNGRIPVIVDHDKGGFAVQEGLAILTYLTRHYDPEHKFSFDDDLDVSRAEQWMAWQHGGLGPMQGQANHFNRFAKERIAYGMQRYTGETERLVGILDKQLKDNDYLVGNKYSIADVANFGWIHMLRFSGVELDSFPNLKAWWERVLARPAVQRGLSIPSKSGFGNDTYLQKLKDDSEFAQKEHELREKVNAAKEQYGYKYSSP, encoded by the exons ATGGCTGACGAACGACCCACCGGCCTGAAGGCGAACAAGGGCATCGAGCTGCTCACTTGGGGCACGCCCAATGGCTGGAAGGCATCCATCCTCCTCGAGGAGCTCAAGGAGGCATACGGCAAGGACTACACGTGGCAGGGTATCAACATTAGCCAGAACATCCAGAAGGAGGAGTGGTTCACCAAGCTGGGACCAAATGGCCGTATTCCGGTCATCGTAGACCACGACAAGGGTGGCTTTGCGGTCCAGGAAGGTCTTG CTATCCTGACCTATCTTACACGTCACTACGACCCTGAGCACAAGTTCAGCTTCGACGACGACCTCGATGTCTCACGCGCCGAACAATGGATGGCATGGCAACATGGCGGCCTTGGCCCAATGCAGGGACAGGCCAACCACTTCAACCGCTTCGCAAAGGAGCGCATCGCATACGGCATGCAGAGGTACACAGGAGAAACCGAGCGTCTTGTAGGAATTTTGGACAAGCAGCTCAAGGACAACGATTACCTCGTTGGCAACAAGTACAGCATTGCGGATGTTGCCAACTTCGGTTGGATTCACATGCTCCGATTCTCCGGTGTCGAGCTCGACTCGTTCCCCAACCTGAAGGCTTGGTGGGAGCGTGTCCTAGCCCGCCCGGCTGTGCAGCGAGGTCTGAGCATCCCGTCAAAGTCTGGCTTCGGTAATGACACCTATCTGCAGAAGCTGAAGGATGACTCGGAGTTTGCGCAGAAGGAACATGAACTCAGGGAGAAGGTCAACGCTGCCAAGGAGCAATACGGATATAAGTACTCATCTCCTTAA
- a CDS encoding Ras- protein rsr1 — MSQREYHIVVLGSGGVGKSCLTAQFVQNVWIESYDPTIEDSYRKQIEVDGRHVILEILDTAGTEQFTAMRELYMKTGQGFLLVFAITSASSFHELAELREQIRRIKEDDNVPMVLVGNKSDLEEDRAIPRPKAFATSREWNTPYFETSARRRANVDEAFVDLCRQIIRKDANERRHPQAIDPRTGGGPRRGGGRRDRERRPRHRPKCAIL; from the exons ATGTCGCAGAGAGAATACCACATAGTCGTTCTGGGATCGG GTGGAGTCGGAAAAAGTTGTCTGACAG CGCAATTCGTTCAGAATGTTTGGATAGAAAGTTATGATCCCACTATCGAGGACTCGTACCGAAAGCAGATCGAGGTGGAT GGTCGCCATGTCATTCTGGAGATTCTCGATACCGCAGGAACAGAACAATTCA CTGCCATGAG AGAATTGTATATGAAAACCGGACAAGGCTTCCTTCTGGTCTTTGCTATAACTTCTGCATCATCGTTTCATGAACTTGCTGAGTTGAGAGAGCAAATACGACGAATCAAAGAAGACGACAATGTTCCCATGGTACTCGTTGGCAACAAATCGGATCTCGAAGAGGACAGAGCAATTCCACGGCCGAAAGCGTTCGCGACATCGCGGGAGTGGAACACGCCGTATTTCGAGACCAGTGCGCGAAGAAGGGCGAACGTGGACGAAGCTTTCGTTGATCTGTGCCGGCAGATTATTCGCAAGGATGCAAATGAACGGAGGCATCCTCAGGCCATAGACCCAAGGACTGGCGGAGGTCCCAGGCGAGGGGGTGGAAGAAGGGACAGGGAGCGGCGACCACGACATCGGCCGAAATGTGCAATTCTTTGA